From the Paenibacillus sp. FSL H8-0548 genome, one window contains:
- a CDS encoding extracellular solute-binding protein yields the protein MVKGWSKAAGMLLLSMMLVLTACSGGSDNGGKQTNSGEKSTDKPASNNDKKTGGDTTLSIMWWGTDARHEATKKALDIYTQQNANVNFKPEFMAWDAFWQKLPTLAASKSITDVLQMDAAFIQEYVSRGQLEDLSDLDLSGLVDPSVISNLEIDGKLYGIPLSQNAQGMAFNKTELEQFGIPLPHKDWTYDEFFQWARDARAKLPDGKYPIGDTTTWDSFNYYQTSMGKAPVMSDGGKTFTLDKDLFMEFYGTYEEFRKAKIVPPAEKAASFLENDPQADPMASGVVMTRGATTGSVSALEQLMPGKVDVVNLPVGPAGGGWAQSTIFLSVSANSKNKDEAKKFVRWFIADKDAGQALGLTRGIPINPDVYKELESTLENKDKLGKAIYDLSLDKALPFYPPAAGFSEWVDTYKKELEAVTFGQQSIEDAYNKIDKMGKELAAKAGA from the coding sequence ATGGTCAAAGGTTGGTCAAAGGCTGCAGGAATGCTTTTACTTTCAATGATGCTTGTGTTGACAGCATGCAGCGGAGGTAGCGACAACGGCGGTAAACAAACGAATAGTGGGGAGAAGAGCACCGATAAGCCAGCAAGCAACAACGATAAGAAAACAGGTGGAGATACGACGCTAAGCATCATGTGGTGGGGCACCGATGCTAGACATGAAGCAACTAAGAAGGCGCTTGATATTTATACTCAGCAAAATGCAAACGTGAATTTCAAGCCGGAATTTATGGCCTGGGATGCATTTTGGCAAAAGCTTCCGACGCTGGCTGCTTCCAAATCGATTACCGATGTCCTTCAAATGGATGCTGCCTTTATCCAAGAATATGTATCAAGGGGACAGCTGGAGGATCTATCAGATCTTGATTTAAGCGGTTTAGTAGATCCATCGGTCATTTCTAATTTAGAAATTGATGGAAAGCTATACGGCATTCCCCTTAGCCAAAACGCACAGGGTATGGCATTCAACAAAACGGAGCTAGAACAATTTGGAATTCCGCTCCCGCACAAGGATTGGACTTACGATGAGTTTTTCCAATGGGCTAGAGATGCAAGGGCCAAACTGCCGGATGGGAAATACCCGATCGGAGATACGACAACTTGGGATAGCTTTAATTATTATCAGACCTCAATGGGGAAAGCGCCAGTAATGTCAGATGGAGGCAAAACGTTTACACTCGATAAAGATCTGTTTATGGAATTTTACGGTACCTATGAAGAGTTCCGCAAAGCTAAGATTGTTCCACCGGCTGAGAAGGCTGCTTCATTTTTAGAAAATGATCCACAAGCGGATCCGATGGCATCTGGCGTTGTCATGACTAGAGGAGCAACCACAGGTTCTGTCAGCGCATTAGAGCAGCTTATGCCAGGCAAAGTAGATGTTGTGAATCTTCCAGTGGGACCTGCTGGCGGCGGCTGGGCACAATCGACTATTTTTCTAAGCGTCAGTGCAAATTCCAAAAATAAAGATGAAGCAAAAAAATTCGTGAGATGGTTTATTGCAGATAAAGATGCAGGGCAGGCTCTTGGCCTTACACGCGGCATTCCAATTAATCCTGATGTTTATAAAGAGCTTGAGTCCACTCTTGAAAACAAAGATAAACTAGGTAAAGCCATTTATGATCTTTCGTTAGATAAAGCTCTGCCGTTCTATCCGCCCGCTGCGGGCTTCTCGGAATGGGTCGATACGTATAAGAAAGAATTGGAAGCTGTAACGTTTGGACAGCAATCTATTGAGGATGCTTACAACAAAATCGATAAAATGGGGAAAGAGCTAGCCGCTAAAGCAGGCGCATAA
- a CDS encoding carbohydrate ABC transporter permease encodes MNTMRSKLTSHLYLSLFSFLMLYPVIWWAGASLKKTEELSLPTIWPKVPMWSNYVDGWNFSSEYTFAHFFGNTLLMELGNVLGGVVTAAIVAYGFGRLNFKLRGFWFSILLLTMMLPGQVTVVPQYIMFNKLGFVDSYVPLVLPHFFGGGAFFIFLLVQFIRGIPRDLDEAATIDGASVYGIFLRVILPLLKPALVTVAIFTFIWSWDDFFAQVLYLSSIDKFTVGLALRMFIDQFDIQWGQLLAMSLLSIFPSVLIFFFAQKHFVEGIATTGLKG; translated from the coding sequence ATGAATACGATGCGCTCAAAGCTGACAAGCCATTTGTATCTCAGCCTTTTCTCCTTCCTCATGCTTTATCCGGTCATCTGGTGGGCAGGGGCCTCTTTGAAAAAGACAGAGGAGCTAAGTCTTCCTACGATCTGGCCTAAAGTACCGATGTGGAGCAATTATGTAGATGGCTGGAATTTCTCTTCGGAATATACCTTCGCACACTTTTTCGGAAACACGCTGCTTATGGAGCTCGGCAACGTGCTTGGCGGCGTCGTGACAGCAGCCATTGTTGCTTACGGCTTTGGCAGGCTTAACTTCAAGCTTCGCGGCTTCTGGTTCTCTATACTGCTTCTAACGATGATGCTTCCGGGGCAGGTAACTGTAGTCCCGCAATATATCATGTTTAATAAACTAGGCTTTGTGGACAGCTACGTACCGCTGGTGCTCCCACATTTCTTTGGAGGCGGAGCCTTCTTTATTTTCCTGCTCGTGCAGTTTATCCGTGGCATCCCGCGAGATCTTGATGAGGCTGCAACTATAGATGGTGCGAGTGTCTACGGTATATTTTTACGCGTCATATTGCCGTTGCTCAAACCTGCACTGGTTACAGTCGCCATCTTTACATTCATTTGGAGCTGGGATGATTTCTTTGCCCAGGTGCTGTATTTAAGCTCCATTGATAAGTTCACGGTTGGTTTGGCACTGCGTATGTTTATTGATCAGTTCGACATTCAGTGGGGACAATTGCTTGCAATGTCTTTACTGTCGATATTTCCTTCGGTTCTCATTTTCTTCTTTGCACAGAAGCACTTTGTCGAAGGAATAGCTACTACAGGCTTAAAAGGTTAA
- a CDS encoding sugar ABC transporter permease: protein MSPWLIGFLLLTLWPIAQSFYLSFTDYSLLEDPVWTGMDNYNKIFTSDATFTKSLGVTFMFVLFSVPLKLFFSLMVALALNKNIRGMNIYRTAIYFPSLIGGSIAVAALWRNMFGIDGYINQVLAWVGIEGVGWISNPDTSLGTLILLNTWQFGSTMVIFLAGLKQVPQELYESASVDGAGKFRKFISITLPMLSPVMFFNLVLGIIGSFQTFTSAFIITKGGPINSTYMYALFLYEKAFKHYQMGYASALAWILLTIVALLTILNFAASRYWVFYESDGGKTK, encoded by the coding sequence ATATCCCCATGGCTAATCGGTTTTCTGCTGCTTACACTTTGGCCCATTGCACAATCGTTTTATTTATCCTTTACAGACTATTCTTTACTCGAGGACCCGGTTTGGACAGGAATGGACAACTATAACAAAATATTTACAAGTGATGCGACATTCACGAAGTCGCTCGGCGTTACGTTCATGTTTGTTTTATTTTCAGTACCGCTTAAGCTGTTTTTCTCGCTTATGGTTGCATTGGCGCTTAACAAAAACATTCGAGGAATGAATATTTACCGGACAGCTATTTATTTTCCTTCCTTAATCGGAGGGAGCATTGCAGTTGCAGCGCTTTGGCGCAATATGTTCGGAATCGATGGTTATATCAATCAAGTGCTTGCTTGGGTTGGAATCGAAGGTGTAGGCTGGATATCCAATCCGGATACTTCACTAGGAACCTTGATCCTGCTTAACACTTGGCAATTCGGCTCAACGATGGTCATTTTCCTCGCAGGACTAAAGCAGGTGCCTCAGGAGCTATATGAATCGGCTTCCGTAGACGGTGCAGGCAAGTTTAGGAAGTTTATCAGTATAACGCTTCCGATGCTCTCGCCCGTCATGTTCTTTAATCTCGTGTTAGGAATTATCGGCTCATTCCAAACATTTACTTCTGCCTTCATCATTACGAAGGGTGGACCGATAAATTCAACCTATATGTATGCATTGTTTTTATATGAGAAGGCATTCAAGCATTATCAGATGGGCTATGCCTCTGCGCTGGCATGGATCTTGCTTACGATTGTGGCATTGCTTACGATCCTTAACTTTGCTGCATCTAGATATTGGGTATTTTATGAGTCGGATGGAGGGAAAACGAAATGA
- a CDS encoding dimethylmenaquinone methyltransferase: MKFDNPEDIIQLTPLWEGERFPNGRPKVSEDVLRRMRKITLEEAWGPLWHRGYTFQFEGDFKIIHPNQTMVGRAVTAVMVPKRPDLHETLLNYGHEQEERKGFFNQWVIDSLVEDDVVVVDMFDKVHLGTYVGGNLGTAISTRTKRGGAVIWGGIRDNQQVVEIENINIFHRGSDPTAIADVTMVGMNVPTRIGKAICLPGDVVLGTPAGVIFIPPHLAELTVVQAEKSQVRDVFGFIRLRESVYSTAQIDAGWNVALWSDFLNWFENDDAAAEYRHLTWSDELEHAQKAERSGPQSDVRL, encoded by the coding sequence ATGAAATTTGATAACCCGGAAGATATAATCCAGCTAACACCGCTGTGGGAAGGCGAGCGCTTTCCAAATGGTCGACCAAAGGTATCGGAGGACGTGCTTCGCAGAATGCGAAAAATCACGTTGGAGGAAGCATGGGGCCCTCTCTGGCACAGAGGTTATACGTTTCAATTTGAAGGTGACTTCAAAATTATTCATCCCAACCAAACGATGGTTGGTCGCGCTGTAACCGCCGTCATGGTGCCGAAACGACCTGATTTGCATGAAACATTGCTGAATTATGGTCATGAACAAGAAGAACGGAAAGGCTTCTTTAATCAGTGGGTCATTGATTCTCTGGTAGAGGATGATGTCGTAGTTGTGGACATGTTCGACAAGGTACATCTTGGCACCTACGTTGGCGGGAATTTGGGAACAGCCATATCGACCCGCACGAAGCGCGGTGGAGCTGTTATTTGGGGCGGTATTCGCGATAATCAGCAGGTTGTAGAAATTGAGAACATCAACATCTTCCATCGAGGCAGCGACCCGACTGCGATCGCAGACGTAACGATGGTTGGCATGAACGTTCCGACACGTATAGGGAAAGCGATCTGTTTGCCTGGAGATGTTGTGCTTGGCACACCGGCTGGCGTTATCTTTATTCCCCCTCACCTTGCTGAGCTAACGGTTGTACAGGCGGAGAAGTCCCAGGTTCGCGATGTATTCGGCTTCATCCGGCTGCGCGAGAGCGTTTACTCGACAGCACAAATCGATGCAGGCTGGAACGTGGCTCTATGGTCAGACTTTCTGAATTGGTTCGAAAACGATGATGCCGCGGCTGAATATCGTCACCTTACTTGGTCAGACGAGCTGGAGCATGCACAAAAAGCGGAGCGCAGCGGTCCCCAAAGCGACGTTCGTCTATAA
- a CDS encoding helix-turn-helix domain-containing protein — MLSEGLLFQEDVILMWMRDRFLRNLVSNASTMKTDLKESFARLQLNPYFMFPTLALLEPAQCFNDEHEKTIYLERMRDFLQKKISDGSVVFLDEEGRVGLLFSWVSKDSIKGIQNMLIDYFQQPFSIGVGKPCSHLYDIEHSYRQASRALKYKFYRGTGEIIYFSELSRYESLQSYPSDKEKVLFDTYKAAETTEEIVGCVQFFYGEMLSKGPLDTQSVYDSTVRLLVGVEKRVLTEADHVAAYNRFDVVSIVKLETLEEIKQYVIHFLCGLKEVLASSQKESHRSIIKKTIHHMEQGCQYASLQSVAQKVYMTPTYLSLLFKMNTGKTFIEHLTDIRIDKAKDMLKSTHFKNYEVAEKVGYQDPRYFSQIFKKKVGLSPSEYRESIGK, encoded by the coding sequence ATGCTGAGTGAAGGATTATTGTTTCAAGAAGATGTCATTCTGATGTGGATGAGAGATCGTTTTTTACGAAATTTAGTTTCAAATGCAAGTACGATGAAAACCGATTTGAAGGAAAGCTTTGCACGGCTGCAATTAAATCCTTATTTCATGTTTCCTACTCTGGCTCTGCTGGAACCAGCCCAATGTTTCAATGATGAGCATGAAAAAACGATTTACTTAGAGCGTATGCGGGATTTTTTGCAAAAAAAAATATCGGATGGCAGCGTCGTATTTCTAGATGAGGAGGGGAGAGTAGGCTTGCTCTTCTCTTGGGTGTCGAAGGATTCGATTAAAGGTATTCAAAACATGCTTATCGATTATTTTCAACAGCCATTTAGCATTGGTGTTGGAAAGCCGTGTAGTCATCTGTATGATATTGAGCACTCTTATCGGCAGGCCTCTCGGGCGTTGAAGTACAAGTTTTATCGTGGAACCGGTGAAATTATCTATTTTAGCGAGCTTAGTCGGTATGAATCACTGCAATCTTATCCTTCTGACAAAGAAAAGGTACTTTTCGACACCTATAAGGCAGCGGAGACGACTGAAGAAATAGTGGGGTGCGTGCAGTTCTTTTATGGAGAAATGCTTAGCAAGGGGCCGCTTGATACGCAAAGTGTATATGATTCTACGGTTAGATTGCTCGTTGGGGTTGAGAAGCGCGTGCTGACTGAGGCAGATCATGTTGCAGCTTATAATCGCTTCGATGTCGTATCCATCGTTAAGCTGGAAACGCTTGAAGAAATTAAGCAATATGTGATTCATTTTCTGTGCGGCTTGAAAGAGGTTCTTGCGAGTAGCCAGAAGGAGAGCCATCGCAGCATTATTAAAAAAACAATTCATCATATGGAGCAGGGATGCCAGTACGCTTCTTTGCAAAGCGTTGCACAGAAGGTGTATATGACACCTACGTATTTAAGCCTATTATTTAAGATGAACACAGGTAAAACCTTTATTGAGCATTTAACAGACATACGGATCGATAAAGCAAAGGATATGCTGAAGAGCACGCATTTCAAAAATTACGAGGTTGCAGAGAAGGTAGGCTATCAAGATCCCCGTTATTTCAGTCAAATTTTCAAAAAAAAGGTTGGGTTATCACCTAGTGAATACCGTGAATCGATCGGCAAGTAA
- a CDS encoding GntR family transcriptional regulator — protein sequence MYGDATFAPVNSISEHVYTIIKKEILAGDLQPGARLLVLEIAKKFNISQAPVREAMERLKSAGFITGIPNKGSVVADITSKEIKDIFELREIIEGFAVRKSMQTLTESDFTYLENIINEMNAAHEQNDILNILELDMEFHGFFYRRCDNHMILELWHQMQNKVMRFMAISNRHFSTEGLADWHLRLIEVLRSGNVALSEQTFIEHMHSYKTIHLG from the coding sequence ATGTACGGAGATGCTACTTTTGCACCTGTTAATTCAATAAGTGAGCATGTATATACCATAATCAAGAAAGAAATTCTTGCTGGTGATCTGCAGCCAGGAGCAAGATTGCTTGTGCTTGAAATCGCTAAAAAATTCAATATTAGTCAAGCTCCGGTACGTGAAGCAATGGAAAGACTAAAATCCGCAGGCTTTATTACAGGAATACCGAACAAAGGCTCTGTTGTCGCTGATATCACTTCAAAGGAAATTAAAGATATTTTTGAGCTTAGAGAAATTATTGAAGGCTTCGCGGTAAGGAAATCTATGCAAACGCTTACCGAAAGTGATTTTACATACTTAGAAAATATTATTAATGAAATGAATGCCGCTCATGAGCAAAATGATATTTTGAATATTTTAGAATTAGATATGGAGTTTCATGGTTTTTTCTACCGCCGCTGTGATAATCATATGATTCTTGAGCTATGGCATCAAATGCAAAATAAAGTAATGCGGTTCATGGCTATTTCCAATCGGCATTTCTCAACAGAGGGGCTCGCTGACTGGCATCTTCGTTTAATTGAAGTATTGCGTTCCGGTAATGTTGCTCTGAGTGAACAAACGTTTATCGAGCATATGCATTCTTATAAAACGATACATCTTGGTTAA
- a CDS encoding ROK family protein, protein MMNVKHPTIKKQVFDFIIRNGLVSKVDLMARLTITSTSLSRLLEELLNDGLLLASELGRSTGGRKPILYRVNPEHRAVFGLEISRFTSSIGLYDLNLKPLAFERWQMDDQMTPERLLNKITILAETMMSDCQIDREKVIGIGIGAVGPLSREEGIMLQPRNFPAKGWSNVPICDWLEQRLGLPALLDNGANTAIIGEHWALRNEEVNHMVYMHAGVGLRTSMISSGQIVRGAVDMEGSFGQMIIQTDGPRLGDEGNYGALEALVSIPALEKKIRSQLKLGRTSSLSDIPPEEIQFDALRRAFLQKDALVTEQFLQTATYLGIGIANLINILHPEAIILGGPLVNVHKTIYETVIQVAKSNIYYSPAYEPKFSQGQLTEDAVTAGAAIMLLQDWELS, encoded by the coding sequence ATGATGAATGTGAAGCACCCCACAATAAAAAAACAAGTTTTCGATTTTATTATTCGTAATGGCTTAGTTTCCAAAGTTGATTTAATGGCACGATTAACAATTACGAGCACAAGCTTATCGAGATTGCTAGAGGAACTGCTCAATGATGGGCTGCTCCTTGCCTCTGAGCTCGGACGCTCAACTGGCGGCCGCAAGCCCATTTTATATCGAGTTAATCCGGAGCATCGTGCAGTCTTTGGTCTTGAGATTTCCCGCTTCACCTCGTCTATCGGCCTTTACGATTTGAACTTAAAGCCGTTAGCATTCGAGAGATGGCAAATGGATGATCAAATGACACCTGAGAGATTGTTGAACAAGATAACGATTCTAGCTGAAACTATGATGAGTGACTGCCAAATCGATCGTGAGAAAGTGATTGGGATTGGAATCGGAGCCGTCGGACCTTTAAGCCGTGAGGAAGGAATCATGCTCCAGCCTCGCAATTTCCCTGCCAAAGGCTGGAGCAATGTTCCGATCTGTGATTGGCTGGAGCAGAGACTCGGATTGCCAGCGCTGCTTGATAATGGTGCGAACACAGCCATTATTGGAGAGCACTGGGCGCTGCGTAATGAAGAAGTCAACCATATGGTGTACATGCATGCCGGCGTGGGTTTGCGGACCTCAATGATTTCTAGCGGTCAAATCGTACGCGGGGCTGTAGACATGGAGGGCTCCTTCGGCCAGATGATTATACAAACAGATGGGCCAAGACTCGGTGATGAAGGTAATTACGGAGCATTGGAAGCATTAGTCTCTATTCCCGCACTGGAGAAAAAAATTCGTTCACAGTTAAAGCTTGGCCGGACAAGTTCGCTCTCTGACATTCCGCCCGAGGAAATTCAATTTGATGCGCTTCGGAGAGCTTTTCTTCAGAAGGATGCACTCGTTACCGAGCAGTTTTTACAAACGGCCACATATCTCGGAATCGGCATTGCTAATCTTATAAATATTTTGCATCCCGAAGCGATAATATTAGGTGGACCGCTTGTTAATGTACACAAGACGATCTATGAGACTGTTATACAGGTGGCTAAGAGCAACATCTATTACTCCCCCGCATATGAACCGAAATTTTCACAAGGTCAGCTCACAGAGGATGCGGTTACTGCGGGGGCTGCTATTATGCTTCTGCAAGATTGGGAACTTAGTTAA
- a CDS encoding YjjG family noncanonical pyrimidine nucleotidase, whose protein sequence is MKYEVVLFDADDTLFDYSLAEAHALKSVFLEHQFELMQSHIDLYRIVNQQLWHDYEKGSVTLDFLRHERFRKLFSEIQLELDAVSFSERYVDYLGEGSFLIEGADELISKVLHNGHRIAIITNGIKRTQLNRIGRSSLAHSFEHIIISEDTGFSKPHIGIFDYAFDKLNMMDKAKVLIVGDSLTSDIQGGMNYGIDTCWFNPRRKPNETSVKPTYEIQQLSELLQLL, encoded by the coding sequence GTGAAATACGAGGTTGTTTTATTTGATGCAGATGATACTTTATTTGATTATTCCCTAGCGGAGGCGCATGCGCTGAAGAGCGTGTTTTTGGAGCATCAATTTGAGCTCATGCAGTCACATATTGACCTGTATCGAATCGTTAATCAGCAGCTATGGCATGATTATGAGAAGGGATCAGTTACACTCGATTTTTTACGTCATGAGCGCTTCAGAAAGCTTTTTTCAGAAATACAGCTTGAATTAGATGCGGTTAGCTTTAGCGAGCGTTATGTGGATTATTTAGGGGAAGGCTCCTTTCTTATTGAAGGTGCAGATGAGCTTATTTCTAAGGTGCTTCATAACGGTCATCGCATCGCCATTATTACAAACGGTATTAAAAGGACGCAATTAAATAGAATTGGCAGGTCTAGTCTTGCACATAGCTTTGAGCATATTATTATTTCGGAGGATACAGGATTTTCAAAGCCTCATATAGGCATTTTTGATTATGCTTTCGATAAGCTTAACATGATGGATAAAGCGAAGGTACTCATTGTAGGGGATTCGTTAACCTCCGATATCCAAGGCGGTATGAATTATGGCATAGATACCTGTTGGTTCAACCCTAGAAGAAAACCGAATGAAACATCAGTAAAGCCAACATATGAGATCCAGCAATTGAGTGAGCTTCTTCAGCTATTATAG
- a CDS encoding zinc ribbon domain-containing protein, translating to MIECPWCNNQVILEHNVCPVCNHEVLDEHLVSPEFNADLVLDEAESVLDEFDLESTITNEFSCSKCKHDECDINEVAMTGTGLSKVLNVQYQHYLFVSCMRCGFVEIYDPSILRSR from the coding sequence ATGATAGAATGTCCTTGGTGCAATAATCAGGTTATATTGGAACACAATGTTTGTCCGGTATGCAATCATGAAGTGTTAGATGAGCATTTGGTTTCACCCGAGTTTAATGCCGATCTCGTTCTTGATGAAGCAGAAAGCGTTTTGGATGAGTTCGATTTGGAATCGACGATCACCAATGAATTTAGCTGTTCCAAATGCAAGCATGATGAATGTGACATCAATGAAGTCGCTATGACTGGAACCGGCCTTAGCAAAGTACTTAATGTACAATACCAGCATTATTTATTCGTCTCCTGCATGCGGTGCGGATTTGTGGAAATTTATGATCCATCGATTTTAAGATCTAGATAA
- a CDS encoding aldo/keto reductase, which produces MPYIADQSRYSDMLYKRSGKSGLKVPAISLGLWQNFGGNQPLENSRAMILKAFDLGINHFDLANNYGPPAGSAEETFGAVYKKDLVPYRDELLISTKAGYYMWEGPYGEWGSRKNLLSSLDRSLTRMGLDYVDIFYSHRPDPETPLEETMGALDHAVRQGKALYVGLSNYSAEQTKEAVKILKQLGTPCLIHQPNYSMLNRWIEDGLQDVLEENGVGSIAYCPLGRGQLTNKYVDKIVAESKASSSTMKPEAIAAERVQKFQALVMLAARRGQTLSQMALSWVLREGGVTSALIGVSRVSQIEENVKALEGAPLSAEELKEIDAIVNNIGNHPW; this is translated from the coding sequence ATGCCATACATTGCTGATCAATCACGTTATTCAGATATGCTGTATAAACGCTCAGGCAAGAGCGGACTTAAGGTGCCAGCTATATCATTAGGACTTTGGCAAAACTTTGGCGGCAATCAACCGCTCGAAAATTCTCGTGCTATGATTTTAAAGGCGTTTGATCTCGGAATTAATCATTTCGATCTTGCGAACAACTATGGACCGCCTGCCGGCTCTGCTGAGGAAACATTTGGAGCCGTATATAAGAAGGACCTGGTGCCATACCGCGATGAGCTGCTTATTTCGACTAAGGCTGGCTATTACATGTGGGAAGGACCATATGGAGAATGGGGCTCTCGCAAAAACTTGCTATCTAGCCTAGATCGCAGCCTTACTCGTATGGGACTTGATTATGTTGACATTTTCTATTCGCACCGTCCAGATCCAGAAACACCGCTTGAGGAAACGATGGGTGCACTTGATCACGCTGTGAGACAAGGCAAAGCACTTTATGTCGGCTTATCCAATTATAGTGCGGAGCAGACAAAGGAAGCTGTGAAAATATTGAAACAGCTTGGGACACCTTGTCTCATTCATCAGCCTAATTATTCGATGCTGAATCGTTGGATTGAGGACGGCCTTCAAGATGTACTAGAGGAGAACGGTGTGGGCTCGATTGCCTATTGTCCGCTTGGCAGAGGTCAGCTAACGAATAAATATGTAGATAAAATTGTAGCGGAATCGAAAGCTTCTTCAAGTACTATGAAGCCGGAGGCTATCGCAGCAGAGCGTGTCCAAAAGTTTCAAGCACTTGTGATGCTAGCGGCAAGAAGAGGTCAAACATTATCTCAGATGGCCTTGTCATGGGTACTTCGCGAGGGTGGAGTAACCTCTGCGCTTATCGGTGTAAGCCGTGTCAGTCAAATTGAGGAGAATGTTAAGGCGCTTGAAGGTGCTCCTTTATCTGCTGAAGAATTAAAAGAGATCGATGCTATTGTAAACAATATTGGAAATCATCCGTGGTAA
- a CDS encoding AraC family transcriptional regulator: protein MCERYDLIYHYHGKQYCEPGYTWGPGVKDHYKILFIHEGKGTYQINGITYTLQKGQGFMVFPNTICQMKADQQEPWVYSWIAFQGDYVEQLLAQVQLNKANPHFGFAPASWFDPWLEQLTDAHKTMKNSELIIHSILYRLFAEWIDMLTAPHQMGYLPKAKEVYVRKAIEYIKTNYYNKISINELASLIGIDRIYLSSLFKESVELSPQMYLLHYRMDRACDLLYNQQLTISDISHSVGYKDPLLFSKMFKKVKGISPSYYRTKLV from the coding sequence ATGTGTGAACGCTATGATCTTATCTATCATTATCACGGGAAGCAATATTGTGAGCCTGGCTATACTTGGGGGCCAGGCGTTAAGGATCATTATAAAATTTTGTTCATCCACGAGGGTAAAGGCACCTATCAAATCAACGGTATAACGTATACACTCCAAAAAGGGCAAGGCTTTATGGTATTTCCGAATACGATTTGCCAAATGAAAGCAGATCAACAAGAACCATGGGTCTATTCCTGGATCGCCTTTCAAGGCGACTATGTCGAACAACTGCTTGCACAAGTGCAGCTCAATAAAGCTAACCCTCATTTTGGGTTTGCGCCTGCAAGCTGGTTTGATCCTTGGTTGGAACAGCTGACGGATGCCCATAAAACAATGAAAAATAGTGAGCTTATTATTCACAGCATTCTGTACCGTTTATTTGCAGAATGGATTGATATGTTGACGGCTCCTCATCAGATGGGCTATTTGCCAAAAGCAAAAGAAGTTTACGTACGGAAAGCAATTGAATATATCAAAACAAATTATTATAACAAGATTAGTATTAACGAGCTGGCAAGCTTAATTGGAATCGATCGAATCTACTTATCCTCTTTGTTTAAGGAGTCCGTAGAGCTTTCACCGCAAATGTATTTGCTTCATTATCGTATGGATAGAGCATGTGATTTACTCTATAACCAACAGCTTACGATCTCGGATATTTCCCATTCAGTCGGGTATAAGGACCCGCTGCTCTTCTCGAAAATGTTCAAAAAAGTGAAAGGGATCTCCCCTTCCTACTATCGAACAAAATTAGTTTAG